ataatcgaaaaattatctcgaatatacgtgaaattattttacgaaaatctaaacttataattattccgcatgattttcaaagaaaggagaaagcaAGAAAGATTTGGAACCGGGGTAAAGCTCCTTACTCGTACCAACACCCATAGATCCTTGCTCCCCGATACGAAGACCCCTATAATCGTCAATAACGAAGAGGaggtgaagaaaaattttcaacgaggAGCAATCGGAAAAACGCGAAAAAGAAcagatcgattaaaaatcgtaATGTTCGTAAGGTGGCTGTAAGGTGGACACATTATTCAACAATGTTTCGACGGGTATAGAGCGATAAAACTGTCTTATTTACCGCGTACGTCGCAACGGCTGCAACAAACCGAAATACAAGACGAACTTTATGGaccaataaataatctatttccTCGAGCTCCAACACACGTTACGTACCAGTGCGGATACATTTCTATTTCTCGTGCCGTACTCGGTAGAGGCGACAAGAATGCGCCCCCTGTCTATGCAGTTCACGGTGCGGTGCAGCTCTCGAAATAAGCCGCAGCTGGAGCTGTCTAGGCCTtgttcttcctcctcctcctcctcctcctcctccaccgacATTCTCGTCGGTGGCATCATTCTCCCCATTGATTTATCTTTCGACGATACGTCGTGGGCAAATGATCGGGGGAGGAGAGTTGATTTAACGGGTTATAGATATACAGCGATGTCGAATCCGTTGAAAATCGAAGCGGGATAAATATCCCTCCCTTGAATTATATTCAAGAGgccggggagggggaggatctCCCGTTTAGCGAAGCTAATAAGTGTATTTTTAACGcgcgttaaatatatatttatagctgACCCTTCGCTGAAGAGAACAGAAAACCGGGTGTGCGCCGGTTCGAATTGTCGGCGATCCGCGCCGTTTTCTCACACAAGTTGAGAAAATTTGCCGAAGCAGACGTTCTTGCTGATTTGCGATCAAACAGAGAGGGACGATCGAGTTTAAATCAACCAAGGTTATCCCACGAACGCGTATTGTCTCCGCGGATGTGACGCTCGCCTCATCGAGAATTCTCACTCGGCCGTGAATTATCGTGAATTATTACGGCTTCGCTCATTGTTTTAACGCGCCTCGCGCCGCTTTCGAGCCTATTCATTAGGGAGATCCCATAAATCATTTCAACGACTGGTCAAGTTTTCCATACACTTTGCCCGCACTTTGTTCGACGCTTAATTCGAatgttgttaaaaaattactggAAAAATTGATCAGAGGAGACGGAAGGGCGGAATTGAATAGAAGATAAAGAAGAGATGGGCGCGTGACAGACGCGTGGCAGTCGCTCAGACGGCTCAAAACCCCGGACGAGCCTTATGGGATATATTTAGTCGGATGAACGGTGGGTTTCGCGTAAGTGGCGTGCAAGAAACGCGCATGCAAAAGTGTCTGGATTAATGGGACGTTATTCCGGGGAATAAACGATACGTTTTAGCTCGTGAAATAAGAGGATAGGGAGCGGGCCAGCGATATTTATCCATTACTAATGTTGGCAACCAGCACCGGTGTCGACGATTCCGTTTTAATAGGTTCGTTCAGGGTTTAGAAAATATCGCGCCGAAAACGTCGTCGAGAACAACCACATCGACGCATCCGATCATCCGTGGGgcaatttcgaaaaagaaatttcgtcCCAACCTTGGAAACACCGTGCGAGATTTGTTAAAACCGCGATCCAGCTCGATTTCAGAGGgagataaatatgataaatgggAATGCGACGATAAAAGCAGCGCCAAGATAAAACGATGCACGCGCACGTGTGCTGGAGAATAACCTGTTGTACGACGTagcgaggaagaaggaaaggaagcgAATGAAGACGCGAGGGAGAGGAAGGATGTGTCGGGGAAAAATGGGTAAAAGGCCGGGGAAGATTTAAAAGggaaaaagtttattatgtTCTTCAATGGAATCCCTTCtcaagagaggggaggggacgcGCAATTTTCATGATAAAGCAAACAATAAAGCGTGTCCGAGAcggaaaaaaaacgataagaaAAAACTTGTCTGGGAAGAGTGGACGGCACGACCGCCATTGTGAAaagcatttaatttaatgcaaaAGGGGGCGGTGTATTAAATCGGACGACACTTgggatattgaaaaaaagaattccaatGCAATTGGGAACAAGAGGGTTTGAAAGGGAAGCAAAAGCAggtcgaataattattaaacgaaaagGCACGAAAGGTTGAATGAATGGTATGAATGGGAAGAACGGGCGAAAGGGAAAGCGGCGAGTGAATTAAAAACGACGGGCGAGAGAGATCGGAGGCGGTAAATAAATCAGGGAACGCGGTGAGGAGATTAACTTTGGACGGGAAGAGATTCGAAAACGAGGACTGGAACGGCTGAATGGACTTTGGGGaggaaggagaaaggaaaagggaaaagaagaagggaggaGAACGCGCGTAAAcaggagggaaggaagaatTATTGGCCGTTTGTAAAACGGTACAACGAGGAACACGATAAAATCGTTCGAGGGAAAGAGAAGTTGACGAATACGAGGAGGAACAATaacgaaattagaaataacgCGAGACAAAGCGATGAGTGAAATACGCGGCGTAACGCGTGGCTGccagaaaaataagaaacgagAGGATACGAgtggagaggaaaagaaataacgaaTGGCGAGGAAAAAAGTGAGAAGGGATGCGACGAGAGGCGATCAGTCATTCCGAGAGACACGAAGCTGCAAATAACTCGTGTTTAAAAGCATCGGTGGATATATTATGGAGGTTTACATATTTTTCCTACGCGTTGTTTTTTATCGGTTCTTCGTCAACGAGGCATATTGAAGAGGGgggcggaaaaaaaaaaaaaaaaatattcgagataaAAGTCGCAcgatatcgatcgatgatAATCATCTCGAGATGATATTTTAAGTGGaaccataaattttttttaactgcaTATTCATATGACTGAAAGTTTTCGAAATGCTAACTACACACGTATACATTATTTCGCTGTAAATTGTTGTCGAGTTATTAACTATCGTGTCATTAACTGACACGTCGTAAAATTACTTGTGCACTAacgtgaataaaaataaaaaggaaaaaattctacGATGACCTAAGAGGAATGCTGGATTTGCCATTAATATGCTACGCAACTAAAAGATCTACGTATGCCATCGTGAGGCCTCTCCCTTTCGCTTGCCTTTCaatgttgtaatttttaatcacagCATTCGCGTGAACGGTTCCTACGAGAAGGGAATGTGGATTTCGTTACACGGTGAAAGTAAGCGGGTCGTAGACTAACGTCGTgggaatgttttataaaaggGATGCAATTATTGCATAAACATgtttttatcgtaaaaaaacTCGACACCCactaattaatgataatgacaAGATTGTCATTCTGTTTTTAccgaattaaatatgatattttcacGATGTATCTTTGTGTCGTTGTTTGATTAAACAAaatctgattaaaaaaaataataaaaaaataaaacattgaaatataaatataatatgtaatcaatattttgtacTTATTCAAGTAAGTAGAAGATATTAAaactaatagaaataaatatcatgcgatttcttttttttttctcttaaaaaaaaataatatatatattatatattatacatgtaaATTCGGTTTAAAGTTAgtaatgcaaaataaatttctgaatcttatttttcatttcatattgtGAGCGAGCTTATTAgctctataaaataattacgattaaaaatatctatgacGATAGATATTAACTTACCTCCTCATCCGATAATGGTTCCTCGTAATCCGATTGTGAACTCTTGAACACAAAAATGCATTCTGACAGATCTAATTTGCGAGTATTGCCAAACTGTGTCTGTCGATCTATCAACTGTTGCATACAGGTCATttctatcatatttctttcttcttgaattaaaatttcgttaaaaaatttaattcttttaattaaaacattctgcaacaaaaagataaatagatCATGGatactaaaattatatctgttattttttttatgaagtaatttatatatatatatatatatatatctatcaatgaaattattttataaaataacgttatatatgtgtatatatgtatatatatatatatatatatatatatatatatgtttttatatatatacatttgatgttatatatatatatatatatatttgattttaaacatatatatatatatgtttaaaaaatcaaaaaccaCCATAGTTAccgtataaaaagataaatatcattagcagaagaattttcattcatcatCGAAAGTGTGaatttaaatcattctattttattcatatatattgccAAATATATAAGTACTCGTGAacctatttataatttatatatacgaatgAATAAAATCTAAAGAATCATCATTTACGTCATGCCAATTTAAGATACACGTGCAAATACTATCTTTTTCTGTatacatgtacatatgtaACTCAAACTGttcaaacgatatttttttgattgatgattttatcgtatgtaaataaaatcatcgaattgattaaaaattgcattatctAATTAgttgtaataattgtatttatatatacatatatatatatatacacatattgaTGTTTCTACTACACAATATATACTGTAACaggttatgtatatttaactcatatcgtgaaatatttaaaattgtttatgtttctaattgatattattgataaaaatgttatgtaaaacggaataaaatgttaaacaaTGATGTTACTGacagaaatatcaaaaaaaatattgggatAACACGTTTAGGTTAGAAGgcaaattcgaattattttataaaaagaagtaattaaattaaattaaataacaaaaaaacttACGATAGAATTCTTCAAAATGTATCGTCTTAATAAAGTAGaacacatttaaaaatatttacactaAATTCGTAAaacataagattttaaaatataggaatatatCGTAAACgtgaacaatttaaaatagtgcTGCCATCTAACGATGGCATATATGACTAAGTAAAGAaactgaaaattcaaaaattcccgcctttaattgatatttataaattgcaaaaaaaaagtaaaagtgtatatatatatatatatatatatatatatatatataaacatttttttaattatgaaaaaaaaaaagaaataataactctttataaaaattatatcttccaTAACTTCTAAGTATATaggttcatataaaaaaaaaacacaaaattcttatatttctatacattTAAGAATTACATGcacttttaatgaaaaaataaaaattcattcagaataaaattaattactttaagaTTCCATATTCATAGGTTcatcttgtttttttaaaacgaatggCATGCCCAATTTTAATATGACATCTCCTTTGCCATTACCCTCAAATTTACATTCCTGAAGAGaaatttcagatatattttctaataattcacAACCACCAGATTTgcgttttaaatcatttaaatatttttgggtTTCCAATCGAATAGCATATTCTTTTAAGTGTGTCAAAAAACAATTCTGTgctattaattttccatcatCGTAaagctaaaaataatatatgtgttatattacgtattattgataatataattacatcattttataaacatgTAATGaagttaattcaaataaaaaaaacgcacTTGTATACCCTCTgcgcaatttttaaaactgcaattattcataaatacttCTGCAGTACTATAAATGACTAAACCTGTCCCAAGGCTgtcaaaaattgtattttctattattaattttgcatttgGTAACACTACAACTCCTAGTTTTACCATGCTTTGATTTAAAGCacatattttgcaattaactATTTTTGTAATTCCAGCTCTTACTACTACAGCTGCTCTAAGATCACCCACATCTAcagtaatattttctaataaaacctataataatattctatattttaaaaatatgattataattaattacaattagtttcaaatatatatatatatatatataaatgtatatatttacttcattGCCAGAAAAATCAAGCAATGATGGTGCTGACTCGATATCTTTCATATTAAGAATAGTATGCtctaaattacaaattccTTTAATGGTACCTCCATCTTCTAAATTACCAGCACCTTTTATTTGATGAATTCCTTTTccaattatgattatatctcCTGCATCACATGTATGTAAAGTTTCCAAGAGAGAGCCGGAtattctaagaaaaatatcaaaatcaaaaataatataatgtttcttaatacttaataaacttacctgaaaaataattctgtagATAAAgaagattgaattttatttacagtttctttcatttcttctaGAGTACCACCAAGCCATACAAAATAACCTtccttacatttttctttattttccttcttctccagTTTATCGTTATTTAAGGATAACGTCTGATTCATTAAAAGTATTTCTCTCATAACTGGATTTTCAAGAACTtccatttctcttttaatttgttGTAATCGAAAATGAAGTTTCATCAATTGACATGCGGTCCCTCCATCTACTATATCGCTATGTGATTCTTCTCCATCAGAAATAGTATCCTCTAATCTTGATATTTTCTgttgaatttcttttccttctcttacCAAACCTCTAATTATATCACTGGTTTCTTTATTAACGATATCTCTtttcatatcaaaaaataatctaattcttGTTTCCAAATGTACAGACACCCAATCAATGTTATCATCATCGTCCAAATCCCATGGcatccataaataattataaaagaatctcAGTTGATCGATACAAGTTGCAGTACCCACCATATCTAAAGCAGTATTTTGTTGATTATGAGTTGGATAAAGGTCAATAAGTGGTACATCATATTTGTCAGgtaattgaatttcatctTGAACAGCAGTAATTTTCACCAATGCAGATAAATCTGAGAAATCGACTTGTTCAACTTCTACAACTACTATAGTAGgataatgaatttgaaaatcttcaCATATTAAACGTGGTATTCTCCATAATGCTTGCCAACCAACAGGTTCTAATGCAAGTTCAATATGATAAGACCATTCTGCCTGAATTCGTGATGCAGGTACAATTTCTCTGCTAGATAAAATTTCAGTTAATTCGACTAATCTTTCTTGAAGACTCTTgtcaaaagtatatatttccattatatattctcttttaaattaaaaatcctgaaaaaaaaatttatcaaattttattaatatcaacatcaaatttttattattaaaatatttattatttattattatttattattaaaatattatcaaatattatagatatatcaatatatctataataatctataatatataatctataatattatagattataaatccttattaattacgaattttttctcgttttaaacaaaaaattttattaaaaatattatttatttatgctaaaagttataaaatttttattttataatttttaaatcatttaaatgttgaaaaagaaaatttataaatatattagtagTTCACAAATGAagcttattaataataatattttaactctaaaaatttaataatatcaaaaataaaagtaaaaatataattgaagaatgCAACCCAGTTACTTACTCTTTTAaacgaatcaaaaaaaaatctacttatatttgtaaatatttttaacttattaaatatatactaattttaaacattagaaaaatatttcttttaaaaatcacagatatattttcaattatagacATATTAAGTTAACTGTCAAAAAATTTGAACTACAACGTCAATAAATCTGATTGGTtgattaataatctaattcgATTCTCGTTTTCAATAGTTATTAACCTATCGATATTGATAATAtctgataaataataagttcattttatcataaaaataaataatattttattttaacaattgaaattatggATGAAGAAACAATGggtttgtttatattattttacaaggcAATTAAACATatctttatcttataaatataacatttttaaaagtattgataattgataattgatatttagatGTACATGTAAACGACATAACTGTCACGACATAATGAACTTTTAATGACATtgtttaatagataattctattttaataaatgtcgaTGAAAAAATGGAACAGAATTCTAAAAGTATAGAAGATAATCTTTTTGACGAAATTATTGGACAcattgaagatattttaataggtatgtataaagaaattaaaataatggatatgaaagattcaatttctgataagaaattatttatttttagaagatgAATTTCATGctattcgacaaaaatttttagatgaatATTGGAATGTTTTTGAACccatagaagaaaataaattgatttatacaaatatatttaacgaatatgtgagtatatatataatttttttatatatacataaatattaatcttttatattcatatatttataacttttatagaataaaactgtggaaaattacattgttaattatttacaaagaaCTGTACCACATTTTAATCtagatacatttttaaattatctaaagtAAGTATGCAATTTTGGTTTAGAATATCTAAagtaattattgcaattaatcaatacatataattataaaaataaatttaaaacattattttcttttaaacaattaagtaataaacaaaatgaattGGAAGGTGAAGTTTTTGAAGTATTATcaacatttacaaattttatggcTTTCAAAGAAATGTTTCTTGATTATAGAGCTGTAAGTAATACTAacgtataaaaatgaatacatcaataataatatcaaataattttcagataaaagaaggaaaagtcgAAGATCTTAGTAGTGGAATATTTGTTACATCCTTTAAACCTTCTAATATAAATGACAAGGAATCTTTTagataagaaatttcattaataaaacaagtatatttttaaatgaattggaACAAATGTTcgctaatttatatttttttatatttaattgtaactttttaaaatcactATTTATTCActgtttaatttatgtttataaaagtacaaaaaaatatgtacattatattaataatattctaaaaaattgagGAATTGTTAATATTGATTGGTCCTTTATGAATTTACACAGGTATATTTGTTGTAtcacttaaaatattatattgaagataaaataaaaaatataacatattttttaattcagcaCATAAGAATTTCCATTTGTACAAGTTTactatttgtttcatttggCATACGATACGGAAGTATTCCAGCGAAACTAGTTAAAGCTCGCGCTTGTTCTCGAAGATCAAGAAGTTGTTGTTTTCTCGCTTCTTCATCACCTGGCTCCATCGATCGTAATTTTTGGTATTGACGATAAAGTATTGTCATTGTAGCCAAAAGAACATCAGCTAATGTACCAGTTACTTCAGCTGGAACGCGTCGTAATGCGTTCACTCTTTCATCGACTTCCTTTATATGTAACGGTAACAATTTCGATTCCGCAATagtctataaattaatcattatatatttaattgaattatatatatttatatatcattctgAATAATCCTTACCCTAAGCGCACTTTGATAttgttcattataaaattgatcaaagaATACCATTAAATGTCTTAAAGTATAAAATGCAGATACTAATTCAGAAGGTGCTTGTATTTCAATGTTttgatatctaaaaaaataaaaattaataattccttaATCATAATGTTTACTAATATAACaatgatgatattataatttttaatgttacctTCCACTTATTTCAGTAGCAGTTACTTGCAATCGAGATCTAAACGATCCCGGAGAAGCTCTTTGATTAACAACTTGTGCTAAGAGCGTGCACATTAAACTAAGAACTTTTTCATGATTACCAGCAAGATCGTACATTATTACTGCATCTTCTAAAAGACCTTTCCTGTATAATGTATCTGCACTTATATTAACGACATCTTCGacattaatttgaaatctatCTAAAATTCCTGGAATCCAACgatctttttctatctttccaACTAATTGAGCTCTGACTATTGGTGAAGCATCAACTACCATTTCTGCAGTTGATACTGCAAACATGTTACGATCATATGGATCTCTCATAGacctaaaaaataatctagttttaaaataatagaacttttaaaatattaatagtttattttattttctatacaaaccttaataaaaatagataatgtaAACATTCTTCTGGATCTGTAGAATCAAATCGTTTaacatacaataatattaacctggcaaaatttaatcttttagcAGGAGGTTTGTCAGCAGGATCAACGCTTAATAAAGGAGCTAGAACACTTTGACTAACTCCTAATAAGTTTTGTTCATGCATAGCAGCTGCTAAATGTACAGCATGTGGTAAGTGTCTTGCTCCTGCACCTCTTGCCAAAAATTCAATTGCAGCTTCAAATTGACcagttaaaaataacattgaaaaatatacaaatggtTGTTCATGTGCATGATAATATGATTCTCcatatatttctgatattgTAGTTTGTAAATAATCTAAagtcaatttattttctgcaTCTGAATGATCTCTAACTTGACACAGTTTTAACCATAAATAATCATCAGCTGTACAAATTACATCAGGATGCAGATCATCAGGTTCACAAGGAACTAATGCACAATATGCAGCTTTTTTATATGGATCAGTGACTGATCTCACATGTTTTCTATactgcaattttaaatttgattctgCAGAACTGCTAAGACGTCTTGAGGGATCACAACAAGCTTCTTCTAATGCAATtctaaattctgaaaaatctgTCTTGCACTGACTAAGAAAATGTAATGCGGCTTTATAATCACCAACTCTCATAGAATAATAGACTAAAGGCCACAATGGTATGTTTTCAACCATCAAATCCTTCAAATTTTGTACTTTAACAGTAACAAAACTTTTAACTAATGGAACAATGCCTGGAGTACCACCTCGTTGAGCTTGGGTTGAGTTTTCACGAATAACAGagttcataaatttttcatatctattttctaaatattttcttgcatGTAATACAATCTCTTGTTCAACAATAGGTGTACttcttgatttaatttgatctTCTCTAGGGACtggttgaatattatttacacattCAATAACCATTTTCCAAAGATCCACGATCTTTGTGTCATTAAATGACTCTGCTGCCATACGAAAtgcttcaaataaattttgtttcagcCCTTTAAGAACACAATCATTATACTTTTGTAATTCTTTCACATAAGCCACTTCTACACTGGATAATCCTTTAATCATGGAACCAGTTAATTTAGTACGTTGTGGAGTACCACGTAAATCTACAAGTTCTCCAGATGGAGCTGTCATAGCATTCATTATCTCAAACCGCATTTGTTTCCATTCACCCAACATATGTTCCATTTGTTGAATTCTTGTAAGCTCAAatgtctaaaataaaattatataaaagttgatatatattttattatatatatatatatatatatagatatacatatatttcaaaaaatattatttaaatataaatatcacatataataaaatatcttacatCTTTATGAACTTGTTCAATGATTGATAAAAtagcattttctttttcatttttaagataaCTAACTATATCTGTATCTGCAATAGGATCTAAAGGTTCAAAAGTACGTCTTGCACTAAGTGAActtaatttttgtgaaatcTGAGGTAA
The sequence above is drawn from the Apis cerana isolate GH-2021 linkage group LG11, AcerK_1.0, whole genome shotgun sequence genome and encodes:
- the LOC107995115 gene encoding protein nessun dorma; this translates as MEIYTFDKSLQERLVELTEILSSREIVPASRIQAEWSYHIELALEPVGWQALWRIPRLICEDFQIHYPTIVVVEVEQVDFSDLSALVKITAVQDEIQLPDKYDVPLIDLYPTHNQQNTALDMVGTATCIDQLRFFYNYLWMPWDLDDDDNIDWVSVHLETRIRLFFDMKRDIVNKETSDIIRGLVREGKEIQQKISRLEDTISDGEESHSDIVDGGTACQLMKLHFRLQQIKREMEVLENPVMREILLMNQTLSLNNDKLEKKENKEKCKEGYFVWLGGTLEEMKETVNKIQSSLSTELFFRISGSLLETLHTCDAGDIIIIGKGIHQIKGAGNLEDGGTIKGICNLEHTILNMKDIESAPSLLDFSGNEVLLENITVDVGDLRAAVVVRAGITKIVNCKICALNQSMVKLGVVVLPNAKLIIENTIFDSLGTGLVIYSTAEVFMNNCSFKNCAEGIQLYDDGKLIAQNCFLTHLKEYAIRLETQKYLNDLKRKSGGCELLENISEISLQECKFEGNGKGDVILKLGMPFVLKKQDEPMNMES
- the LOC107995117 gene encoding ADP-ribosylation factor-like protein 2-binding protein isoform X2; its protein translation is MEQNSKSIEDNLFDEIIGHIEDILIEDEFHAIRQKFLDEYWNVFEPIEENKLIYTNIFNEYNKTVENYIVNYLQRTVPHFNLDTFLNYLNNKQNELEGEVFEVLSTFTNFMAFKEMFLDYRAVSNTNV
- the LOC107995117 gene encoding ADP-ribosylation factor-like protein 2-binding protein isoform X1, with the protein product MEQNSKSIEDNLFDEIIGHIEDILIEDEFHAIRQKFLDEYWNVFEPIEENKLIYTNIFNEYNKTVENYIVNYLQRTVPHFNLDTFLNYLNNKQNELEGEVFEVLSTFTNFMAFKEMFLDYRAIKEGKVEDLSSGIFVTSFKPSNINDKESFR
- the LOC107995113 gene encoding nuclear pore complex protein Nup93-like, with the protein product MSDPGFTDMLTSDSSRVSGDTGFSELLRSAERLSAAIEGNEELPQVERNLRQILEASNELWSRVTQTGTQDNQRQAYLLFGSHGVDLPQISQKLSSLSARRTFEPLDPIADTDIVSYLKNEKENAILSIIEQVHKDTFELTRIQQMEHMLGEWKQMRFEIMNAMTAPSGELVDLRGTPQRTKLTGSMIKGLSSVEVAYVKELQKYNDCVLKGLKQNLFEAFRMAAESFNDTKIVDLWKMVIECVNNIQPVPREDQIKSRSTPIVEQEIVLHARKYLENRYEKFMNSVIRENSTQAQRGGTPGIVPLVKSFVTVKVQNLKDLMVENIPLWPLVYYSMRVGDYKAALHFLSQCKTDFSEFRIALEEACCDPSRRLSSSAESNLKLQYRKHVRSVTDPYKKAAYCALVPCEPDDLHPDVICTADDYLWLKLCQVRDHSDAENKLTLDYLQTTISEIYGESYYHAHEQPFVYFSMLFLTGQFEAAIEFLARGAGARHLPHAVHLAAAMHEQNLLGVSQSVLAPLLSVDPADKPPAKRLNFARLILLYVKRFDSTDPEECLHYLFLLRSMRDPYDRNMFAVSTAEMVVDASPIVRAQLVGKIEKDRWIPGILDRFQINVEDVVNISADTLYRKGLLEDAVIMYDLAGNHEKVLSLMCTLLAQVVNQRASPGSFRSRLQVTATEISGRYQNIEIQAPSELVSAFYTLRHLMVFFDQFYNEQYQSALRTIAESKLLPLHIKEVDERVNALRRVPAEVTGTLADVLLATMTILYRQYQKLRSMEPGDEEARKQQLLDLREQARALTSFAGILPYRMPNETNSKLVQMEILMC